Genomic DNA from Magnolia sinica isolate HGM2019 chromosome 4, MsV1, whole genome shotgun sequence:
GTTTTAattgcatccataccgttcatagcaATATTTCTATTGAGATGAacttaaaacataaatattatccaaatttaaaacttctattgctcgatgaatatttcaactgtcgacgttcaatcctcatattTTCAGCCAATTTGaatcttggatccggctcattttcagcctcttgtcctaaaatgatatgaaaaaatagatggacgaggtggatttcacaaaaaaataaaaataaaaatcacaatagGCCCTGCCTAAGTTTGTAGCACATGACTTTTTGCAGAAAATACACATGAAATAGATAAAGGTGGAGGAGTATTTTAATAACCGGTTACTTATTCAGTTTCCTAATACAATGTCCCATGTGACGAATAACGTGTTGCCAACACTcaaccttatggaaggtataatacaGTCGaacgtatagtaccttttccatatatatatatatatatatatatatatatatatatatatatatatatatatatatatatatatatatatatatatatatagggagccGGTCTCCTACTAATTGAACCTCACggaatttatgtgcgagccttcatGTATACCATAGGATGAGGAGAGCCGCTGGGAGAGTCTACGAAGAAAAGACTCTCTCCTACGCATAAAGATCCTGCGCAAGTATTCTTTATGAAgcttactatgatgtttgtgataaatccaaccccttcatccattttttaagatcattttaagacatgctacaGAAAATCAAATGGATACAAAAGTCAAGTGTGCCGCATCACAGGAAACATTTTTTATTTAgtcaccaccattgaaatatttttaaggccatgaaagtttcttatcatgctaattttttattgttttcacttcatcccagtgggaatgatctTGTAAACCGTTTGGATGGCGTAGAccgtttgaatggcatataaaaatcaaggtggagtttaggaaagtttcaatagtaaaAAACCATTTCTCCAGTTTTTCctcttatatggcccacttgacttttgaatCCATATAATTTTCGGtagcatgtcataaaatgagctcggagaatggatggatgggatggatttatcaacaacatcacggtggactccgcCTAGCATCCTAGCGCTGGAACATCCTGTGGAGGCTTTAGCAGGAAGTCTGCGTCCATCCGCGTCCCTCTCTGAAACGGAACggaagcagctatatagctgtgggtcccatcatgaggtatgtgttatatccaaatcgtccatccatttggcaagctcatcttaataCTTGAGCCGAaagataagacagatataaagatcaagtggaccacactgcaaaaagcagtgggtattgaacgtctaccattgaaacccttttgggggtcacagaagtttctgatcaatatgaaatttgtttttcctctagatctatgtatttgtgatcttaataacagattagatggaaaataaacgtaatAGTGGGCCCACCACGGAATACGGATTACGCTTAGAATACTGATGCTCTGTTTGCGTATTGTTGTGATTTAATTGGACGATGTGATTGTGTAATTGCATCTGTGATTGAGATGGAAAAATCACTATTCAACAAACGAGGAAAAAGCATGAAAGTCGGGACGCTGTAGTGgaccaccacagaaagcagtggggaagTGATTCCCAcggttgaaactatcctaatgcccaccataatgtttatttgaaatctaacctgttcaaaagttaaaaaatacatgaaagaagggaaaacacaaatatcagctgatctaaaacttttatggcccttggaagtttttaagggtggacgtcactgtccccactgttttctgtgatggggtccactggagatttggatttaacttattctttggatattatcctaaaacgatctctccaaatggatgaaaagtgtggatacaaaacatgcatcatggtgggccatagaaattgGTGACATCACTTAGTGGCAAGTCTCGCTTAAATTGGTGACATCACTTAGTGGCAAGTCTCGcttctcaacctgtcagtatctaatttgCGCCCGAAGAGTCGTGCtttcaaatagaggatccagactCCTGcacttagcatactgagtaaactccgtcggtccaccatgatttatgtattttatcctctccgtcccttcattttaccagataattttagggattgacaCAAAAAATTAGGCATATTAAATGTTCTTATTGACCACACcctggaaacagttgaattgaacatcctcCTTTCGAAAAATTCTTGAGAGTAacataaattttgaatcaagcttgtatttgtgttttaccttcatccatattatataatcttatgaatatgttggatgacaaataaacattactatggagCCTGTAAAGGGTATGATCCAATTGATCAGTGTATGTGCTTCAGTTATGGGCTCAACATTGtaaatttcaacggtggtcactaaattcccactgtttcctctcatgtggcccatttaatttttggaacctccTCATTCTTGGTCGCATAAACTAGAATGatttcaaaaaacagatggacaggttggatttatcacaaccatcataataggcctcacacaAAATTCTCTTGCAATTCCAAATTTATTTCCGTGAGTGTAGGAGATAGTCTTTTCTTCGAAGACTTTCGAAGACTCTCTCTCCCAACGAAGTGGAATCCCGGCCGCTCTCCTCATCCTATGGCGTTCGTAGGAGAccggccatatatatatatatatatatatatatatatatatatatatatatatatatatatatatatatatatatatatatatgtaggccGAGGTCGAGCTAACCAAGCTTGGAATCAAGTTTCGAGCTTTGAGTCGAGCAGAATCAAGCTCCACTCTGTTCAACCTCAGCTCATTTAAAACCGTGTAATTATTATAAGTGATTGTACTTGATCTTTAGACCTATTTCATTGTATTTTGACTATTAGATCATCTATAagttatatcatataatataataaaacatTCAACAAATTGCACTAAAAggaaattaattattaaaaactacaaatataaattttttatcaaTAACTTAAATTATAATAAGTTGATGCATATAACGAAATACAATATAAGTTGCAAGTATAACTCTTTACAAACAACTAATAAGTTTCAACCTTGGGAAGCATGCCATTGCATACACCCCAGATCACATACACTGTCGTCATGGCATATGCTATTTTTAATGGGCCATTTCGCAAATGGGATCACGTATATGATAACTTGGACTTGAGCTAGCATATATAACCCAAGGGCCTAGCTcaggcctaaaaatgaagctcgATTAATCAATTTAACAGCTTATGTAGGCACAGTTGGTAGTAGACATCCCCTCCCTATGGAGGGTCATTTACGATcggctttattttttggctcacatATATAGGGACAAGGCTATGAAGGACACAATCCGCATCCGTTATTTTATTTACGGGCATGCATTCAAGCGAAGTGTAGGAAACTTGATTATTTTGTGGGATACAAAACCCACAGAACAGGCCCATAGATGAAAAGTACTAATTTATAAGTTCCATATCAACCGTACATATGAAACATCTCTGACACCATACCCTCTCTCCTCCACGTATTCCTATAAGCTAAGGTACAAGGACTATATATAAGACAGTAGGACCACCAAAAGCTAAGGTACGTAAATACATACAAGATTTTCAAACTCTATTCATGAGGCACATGTTGCACACGTGCAAGCTTCCCCACACTTGCAAAAGGCTTTTCCAGTCTCCAAACTCTCCGTCGAGCACTTGCATGGGTTGCAACTGCAGTGGCTCCCACACTTGCAGTACGAGTGCTGCATGCTTGGGTCCCCAACACCACCGGATGTGCACCTGCCACGTACGTTACATATCACCACCTCAGCTTTCTACTTCAGCAATGTGAACTACATATGATCATGTGGGAACCCAATTCTCGACTttcaacatgtggggtccacttctcCAAACTCCAGTATACGTATCCAGGCCTGCATGGGACTGGCGGCTGGCCTACCAGTATATATTGGATGCTTTGGATACATTCAGCGGGTGTATGTTAACTTTCAGTACAGCCGTTTCTTTCCCgccacgtgtcacacgtgtacaATATCCGATCCGTTCAAAAGGTGGCCCATACCATGCCGATCGCCTGGTACGAATAGGACAGCTGGTGCTATGACCTGGTCTtctgctgtggcccaccagattttaagttgattggcctgattttcacaCCCCGTgctatcatggtgtggcctaccttttgCACGGATTAGATATCCGCTAGAGGTGACCCATTGGTATAAATATTCATCAGGTGCCCATCTTCAAGCGTGCAAAGCATACCCACACGTGCCATCAGGATGAATTTTAGTAGGTCGGTCCGCAtgcctgagcccaaaaataggcagGCCCACCGAGAAACAGACGGCTAGAAAGATTATAACCAAAGGTCTGATGAGTGGGCCAGCCTGTTCTCAGCAAACAGAGGGCTTCCCATGAATATCCATGATCAGGCAAACACGTGTGGAGAATGTGCCTATACACGTGGGACAGGAAAAGTATAGGGGATTTGCGAGGAAAGGTGGAAGAGGTGAGTCGCGTACACCAGCCAACATGTCCCAACGTACATAATCAAAGGTAAGAAACGATTGTAAGAGGAAAATGGACGGAGGGTGGGAACAACATAGATTGAACGTACACGAgtggccaacctgatgagtggaccatgcCAGATTTGATGCAGAAGAGCCTCTGAAGCCCCACTCGATGAATGGACCGAATCTCACACGTGTATCACATCCACCTGTGAtttacctcccatctctcatcgcTCGAAATGCATGAAaagcatttatttttttataaaaaaaagaaagggacggtcggattgcgtggtgaccctaAGACCAGGAATTCCGGTGGTGCTAAGACGCGGCGAGATTTAATTAGGCCACGTGCGGTTGTGAGATCACCGTGCGTGAATTGAACTCCCTTCCCCATTGACAGCAGGATTTGATTGGAAAGAGATGGAGCATGGTCGAGTATATTCAATCCACATCCTGCCATACTCCAATCAATTCCTGACATATCAGTGGTAGAAAGCTCGATCCAAACAGAGCAAAGCTCAATCTTCATTCCTTTCAAGCACTTTGTAGACTCCACCTCTCACAGCAGCACGTGACCCAATCAAATCCCGCCATGTCTCAATACCATCGAGCTGCATGATGTTAATGTCACCATGCAATTTGCATCAAAAAAAGATGCAGATTGGATACTACCCCACTTGGACCGAACTCCGTCCGTGATTAGATTGAATCACACGCTAATGTTAGAGATGAGAACCTCACAaactttgtgtggcccatctttgaGAGCGGCCTTCAATTCAATCAAATTCTATCAACGGAGGGAATTCAGTCCAAACAAATGCAGCACCCAATCCACGTCCCCAAGAGCGTCTCCAAGAAAACGCATCGAACCTGCAAGCATTCCCACCCGGGCATGGTGAAGGGCACCCGCACGTTTCATTGCAACTAACCCCGCTTCCTGCATCAGCCATCTCCTCTCCTTGTTAA
This window encodes:
- the LOC131244584 gene encoding metallothionein-like protein 4A, whose translation is MADAGSGVSCNETCGCPSPCPGGNACRCTSGGVGDPSMQHSYCKCGSHCSCNPCKCSTESLETGKAFCKCGEACTCATCAS